Proteins from a single region of Campylobacter sputorum:
- a CDS encoding 3-methyladenine DNA glycosylase: MQSDELFIAILKSGIKVNDCWWPNYGTFEVVVGAILTQNTKWNNVENSLQNLKNANLLNLEKIANCDILVLSELIKPSGFHNVKSKRLNMLCKNILKDFGDFDSFVNLVSRRWLISQKGIGFESCDAILCYACKRDIMVVDNYTKKILSKLNYEFESYDEAREWLESMDMQIICDYYRENLSINEIYARFHGAIVEFCKLHLRGNKFSKQADEIFAKFIDF, translated from the coding sequence TTGCAAAGTGATGAACTTTTTATAGCTATTTTAAAATCTGGTATTAAAGTAAATGATTGTTGGTGGCCAAATTATGGAACATTTGAAGTAGTAGTTGGTGCTATTTTAACACAAAATACAAAATGGAATAATGTTGAAAATTCTTTACAAAATTTAAAAAATGCAAATTTATTAAATTTAGAAAAAATAGCAAATTGCGATATTTTGGTTTTAAGTGAACTTATAAAACCAAGTGGTTTTCATAATGTAAAATCAAAAAGATTAAATATGCTTTGCAAAAACATATTAAAAGATTTTGGAGATTTTGATAGTTTTGTAAATTTAGTAAGTAGAAGATGGCTTATTTCTCAAAAAGGGATAGGTTTTGAGAGTTGTGATGCTATACTTTGTTATGCTTGTAAGCGTGATATAATGGTTGTCGATAATTATACGAAAAAAATATTATCAAAACTAAATTATGAATTTGAAAGTTACGACGAAGCTAGAGAGTGGTTAGAAAGTATGGATATGCAAATAATATGTGATTATTATAGAGAAAATCTTAGTATAAATGAAATTTATGCTAGATTCCATGGAGCCATAGTTGAGTTTTGCAAACTGCACTTAAGGGGAAATAAATTTAGTAAACAAGCAGATGAAATCTTTGCAAAATTTATAGATTTCTAA
- the fliP gene encoding flagellar type III secretion system pore protein FliP (The bacterial flagellar biogenesis protein FliP forms a type III secretion system (T3SS)-type pore required for flagellar assembly.), with product MRAVILFFIFAVSLIGAEPTIPTVNLSLSAPDTPGQLVTSLNVLIVLTILALAPSLVFMMTSFLRLVIVFSFMRQAMGTQQMPPNTILISLAMILTFFIMEPVGKQAYDDGIKPYLAEQIGYQEAFVKGSKPFKDFMIKNTRQKDLALFFRIRNLENPATVDDIPFSIAISAFVISELKTAFEIGFLLYLPFLVIDMVVSSVLMSMGMMMLPPTMISLPFKLLIFVLVDGWNLLVGNLIASFH from the coding sequence TTGAGAGCAGTTATACTATTTTTCATATTTGCTGTTAGCTTAATTGGTGCTGAGCCTACTATACCAACCGTAAATTTAAGTCTTAGTGCACCAGATACTCCTGGACAGCTTGTAACATCTTTAAATGTTTTAATAGTTTTAACCATTCTTGCTCTTGCTCCAAGTCTTGTTTTTATGATGACAAGTTTTTTAAGACTTGTGATTGTTTTTTCTTTTATGAGACAAGCAATGGGAACGCAGCAAATGCCTCCAAATACAATACTAATTTCTCTTGCTATGATACTAACATTTTTTATTATGGAGCCTGTTGGCAAACAAGCCTATGATGATGGTATAAAGCCTTATTTAGCAGAGCAGATTGGATATCAAGAAGCATTTGTAAAAGGCTCAAAACCTTTTAAAGATTTTATGATAAAAAATACTAGACAAAAAGATTTAGCTCTATTTTTTCGTATAAGAAATTTAGAAAATCCAGCAACAGTTGATGATATACCTTTTAGCATAGCAATATCTGCTTTTGTTATAAGCGAACTAAAAACAGCATTTGAAATAGGCTTCTTGCTTTATCTTCCATTTTTAGTTATAGATATGGTTGTTAGCTCAGTGCTTATGTCTATGGGTATGATGATGTTGCCACCAACTATGATCTCACTTCCTTTTAAGCTTCTTATCTTTGTTTTGGTTGATGGATGGAATTTATTAGTAGGAAATCTTATAGCGAGTTTTCATTGA
- the hemA gene encoding glutamyl-tRNA reductase: protein MHYMSISFTHKNTDICVREKLSFSDNENKRKFLQNICSSKYISEAMVLSTCNRVEIFTRSLEHKEAEDLILSQLHQSSGIDLEELTTRADIYEDEGAIHHLFSVASSLDSLVIGETQIVGQLKDAFIFAYENGFAKLNISRAMHYAFKCAASIRNSTDISKNHISVSSVAVAKAKEIFGSIENIEALIVGAGEMSRLAGKHLVASGAKVTIINRSLENAKDLADELGINASYDSISKLAQYINKNKIIFSATGSSNPVITDDMLENKDFDRYFFDIAVPRDIDITPTDKIHIFAVDDLDEIVKKNTTIREEQAQIAYALVGDMTNEFFKWIQSLASTPIIKALRFKAREVAENEIQKAIKKGYLKNSDKEEARKLVHQVFKAFLHTPSVNLKDLGNKVEADAIIRSVQYIFDIQDKFKEFNFYKCEYEWEKDSEI from the coding sequence ATGCATTATATGAGTATTAGTTTCACGCACAAAAATACAGATATTTGTGTTCGTGAAAAACTTTCTTTTTCAGATAATGAAAATAAAAGAAAATTTCTACAAAACATCTGTTCTAGCAAATATATAAGCGAAGCTATGGTGCTAAGTACCTGTAACAGAGTTGAGATTTTTACCAGAAGCTTAGAACATAAAGAAGCAGAAGATCTTATACTCTCACAACTTCATCAATCAAGCGGTATTGATTTAGAAGAGCTTACAACCAGAGCCGATATTTATGAAGATGAAGGGGCAATACATCATCTTTTTTCAGTTGCAAGCTCACTTGATAGTTTAGTCATAGGCGAAACACAAATAGTTGGGCAACTTAAAGATGCCTTTATTTTTGCATATGAAAATGGTTTTGCAAAACTAAACATAAGTAGAGCTATGCACTATGCTTTTAAATGTGCAGCAAGTATAAGAAACTCAACTGATATATCTAAAAATCATATATCTGTTTCAAGCGTGGCTGTAGCAAAAGCCAAAGAAATTTTTGGTTCAATTGAAAATATAGAAGCTTTGATTGTCGGTGCTGGCGAAATGAGTAGGCTTGCTGGCAAACATCTAGTAGCAAGCGGAGCTAAAGTTACTATAATAAATAGAAGTTTAGAAAATGCAAAAGATTTAGCAGATGAACTTGGTATAAATGCGTCATATGATTCTATCTCAAAACTAGCACAATACATAAATAAAAACAAAATTATATTTAGTGCAACAGGGTCTTCAAATCCCGTAATAACAGACGATATGCTAGAAAATAAGGATTTTGATAGATACTTTTTTGACATAGCTGTTCCAAGAGATATTGATATAACTCCAACTGATAAAATTCATATTTTTGCTGTTGATGATTTAGATGAGATTGTCAAAAAAAACACAACCATAAGAGAAGAACAAGCACAAATTGCATACGCCTTAGTAGGAGATATGACAAATGAGTTTTTTAAATGGATACAAAGTTTGGCATCAACTCCTATAATTAAAGCTTTAAGATTTAAAGCAAGAGAAGTAGCAGAAAATGAGATACAAAAAGCTATCAAAAAAGGCTACTTAAAAAATTCAGATAAGGAAGAAGCAAGAAAGCTAGTTCACCAAGTTTTTAAGGCTTTTTTACATACACCTAGTGTAAATTTAAAAGATTTGGGAAACAAGGTAGAAGCTGATGCTATAATTAGATCAGTTCAATACATATTTGATATACAAGATAAATTTAAAGAATTTAATTTTTACAAATGCGAATACGAATGGGAGAAAGATAGTGAAATTTAG
- a CDS encoding DUF2018 family protein — protein sequence MNENDLFCGDLREKFFDILFHATRNSVEDEIQNLLKKYIAMEHLLEQNGIDLKQVDLFEYENAKILDEKLQNMYMHLSSEILTKSI from the coding sequence ATGAATGAAAATGATCTTTTTTGCGGAGATTTAAGAGAAAAGTTTTTTGATATTTTATTTCATGCAACACGAAATAGTGTCGAAGATGAAATACAAAATTTACTTAAAAAATACATAGCTATGGAGCATTTACTAGAACAAAATGGAATTGATCTAAAACAAGTTGATCTTTTTGAATATGAAAATGCTAAAATTTTAGATGAAAAGTTACAAAATATGTATATGCATCTAAGTAGTGAAATTTTAACAAAAAGCATATAA
- a CDS encoding ArsR/SmtB family transcription factor produces the protein MDKFIDNSRVFKAFCDPNRLKILDILCSGEKCACVLLEELDIKQPSLSHHMKILCDSNIVKCRKDGKWMYYSLNEDGLDMAKNLLDNIKCH, from the coding sequence TTGGATAAATTTATAGACAATTCTAGAGTTTTTAAAGCTTTTTGTGATCCAAATAGACTTAAAATACTTGATATTTTATGCAGTGGTGAAAAATGTGCGTGTGTATTGCTTGAAGAGTTAGATATAAAGCAACCTTCTCTTTCTCATCATATGAAGATACTTTGCGATTCTAATATTGTAAAATGTAGAAAAGATGGCAAATGGATGTATTATAGTTTAAATGAAGATGGGTTAGATATGGCAAAAAATTTATTAGATAATATAAAATGCCATTAG
- a CDS encoding DMT family transporter, with amino-acid sequence MNTRSKGTFLVIFGVFLMSFESLIIKATKSDIFSITMYFGLFLALSSFLISLKNGLKTTKKSFSIEKKALFTAAFCMAFANFFFFYSVKYIGITITVLIYATCPILTAILESIIYKTRAGAMLYITSLIIIFGLFIAIKDNIKFDEMLNIFFCLIGLICFSIIYIVLSNKKEVDRKSVITLCGLMLFFFALPFANTKINLQDFCLLFFMGFFLTSISRLAIGYGAMFILGAEVTLICVLESILAPIWGHIILGEIVNLDMIIGGTISIFAIICYISMKTRYKISY; translated from the coding sequence TTGAATACTCGTTCAAAAGGTACGTTTTTAGTTATTTTTGGTGTTTTTTTGATGAGTTTTGAATCACTTATCATAAAAGCGACAAAAAGTGATATTTTTAGTATAACAATGTATTTTGGTCTTTTTTTGGCATTATCATCATTTTTGATATCTTTAAAAAATGGATTAAAAACAACGAAAAAATCGTTTTCAATAGAAAAAAAGGCTCTTTTTACGGCTGCATTTTGTATGGCTTTTGCAAATTTTTTCTTTTTTTATTCAGTAAAATATATAGGTATTACTATAACTGTTTTAATTTACGCAACCTGTCCTATTTTAACTGCGATTTTAGAAAGCATAATTTATAAAACAAGAGCTGGAGCAATGCTTTATATAACATCTTTAATTATAATTTTTGGTCTTTTCATAGCTATAAAAGATAATATTAAATTTGATGAAATGTTAAATATATTTTTTTGTTTAATTGGTTTAATTTGTTTTAGCATAATTTATATTGTACTTAGCAATAAAAAAGAAGTAGATAGAAAAAGTGTAATAACTCTTTGTGGTTTAATGCTGTTTTTCTTCGCACTTCCTTTTGCAAATACAAAGATAAATTTGCAAGATTTTTGTTTGTTATTTTTTATGGGATTTTTTCTAACAAGTATATCAAGGTTAGCTATAGGTTATGGAGCAATGTTTATTTTAGGAGCTGAAGTTACACTAATATGCGTTTTAGAAAGCATACTAGCTCCAATCTGGGGGCATATAATCCTTGGAGAAATTGTAAATTTAGATATGATTATAGGCGGAACTATAAGTATTTTCGCAATAATTTGTTATATATCAATGAAAACTCGCTATAAGATTTCCTACTAA
- a CDS encoding thioredoxin family protein: protein MFFKFKKAQDQNDSLDENARIKILGTGCKKCNELESNTLLALKELDMDEKVGHIKDLVKIVGYGVMSTPALLIDEKVLSYGRVLSVKEIVNLIKENFNLSL from the coding sequence ATGTTTTTTAAATTTAAAAAAGCACAAGATCAAAATGATAGCTTAGATGAAAATGCAAGGATAAAAATTCTTGGAACTGGTTGCAAAAAGTGTAATGAATTAGAATCAAATACGCTTTTAGCATTAAAAGAACTTGATATGGATGAAAAAGTAGGGCATATCAAAGATTTAGTTAAGATAGTTGGATATGGAGTTATGAGCACTCCAGCTCTTTTGATAGATGAAAAAGTGTTAAGTTATGGTAGAGTTTTAAGTGTAAAAGAGATAGTAAATTTAATAAAAGAAAATTTTAATTTATCTTTATAA
- a CDS encoding polyprenyl synthetase family protein translates to MDKIDTIITNMIKELDYEPLNEMFANINSGKKLRSKLLLKIATENENSLKLCAIIELIHAASLLHDDVIDESYTRRGKASINAIYGAKNAIMLGDILYSKGYFELSKFDNFISQNISNAVSLLSIGEIMDVSMGEEFNQSEQKYLKMIYYKTAVLIEATAKCGAYLGKFDIDDFAKYGKNLGIAFQIIDDILDVTQDSKTLGKPALNDYKEGKTTLPYIYLYEKLNNKDKKYLISLFKKDLKDEEQSWIKENLAKFNIIKKCLNVAKNYGNDAINSVKKYNIEDLENIVKSMIDRTF, encoded by the coding sequence ATGGATAAAATAGATACCATAATTACAAATATGATAAAAGAGCTTGATTATGAGCCATTAAATGAAATGTTTGCAAACATAAACTCAGGCAAAAAACTAAGATCAAAACTTCTTTTAAAAATAGCCACAGAAAATGAAAATTCATTAAAGTTATGTGCTATCATAGAACTAATTCACGCAGCTAGCCTTTTGCACGATGATGTAATAGACGAAAGCTATACAAGGCGTGGAAAAGCTAGTATAAATGCAATTTATGGTGCTAAAAATGCGATAATGCTTGGAGATATTTTATATTCAAAAGGATATTTTGAACTTAGCAAATTTGATAATTTTATATCTCAAAATATATCAAACGCCGTTAGCTTGCTTAGTATAGGCGAGATAATGGATGTATCTATGGGAGAAGAATTTAATCAAAGCGAACAAAAATATCTAAAAATGATTTATTATAAAACTGCAGTTTTAATAGAAGCAACAGCTAAATGCGGGGCATATCTAGGAAAATTTGATATAGATGATTTCGCAAAATATGGCAAAAATTTAGGTATTGCTTTTCAAATTATTGATGATATACTAGATGTAACACAAGATTCAAAAACACTTGGAAAACCTGCTTTAAATGACTATAAAGAAGGAAAAACCACACTTCCTTACATATATCTTTATGAAAAACTCAACAATAAAGATAAAAAATATCTTATTTCTTTATTTAAAAAAGATTTAAAAGATGAAGAACAAAGCTGGATAAAAGAAAATTTGGCTAAATTTAACATTATAAAAAAATGTTTAAATGTAGCAAAAAATTATGGAAATGATGCTATAAATTCGGTTAAAAAATACAATATAGAAGATCTTGAAAATATAGTAAAAAGTATGATAGATAGGACATTTTAA
- a CDS encoding TIGR00282 family metallophosphoesterase, which yields MRVGFIGDVIGRPGREILISNVKEVKKTYKLDFVVANCENASGGFGINSKNAIEILKSGVDVITGGNHSFDQKDIVGLMDEMPILRPYNHYDGISGKGIINLKKDNKNLCVINLMGNYGLNITNNAFFSAKEAIAKSESKNILIDFHAEVTSEKRAMMCYLNGEVSAIFGTHTHIGTDDLQIYNGTAYVTDVGLSGNYFDIIGFEASSPIKSFLTGLKHSFSVDKNAKRAFQMVVFETDNNGKAVDAFKIRLIDGIDEILIQRAIFAK from the coding sequence ATGAGAGTTGGTTTTATAGGCGATGTTATAGGAAGACCTGGTAGGGAAATTCTTATATCAAATGTTAAAGAAGTTAAAAAAACTTATAAACTTGATTTTGTGGTAGCAAACTGCGAAAATGCAAGCGGTGGATTTGGTATAAATTCTAAAAATGCTATTGAGATTTTAAAAAGCGGTGTTGATGTTATTACTGGTGGAAATCATAGTTTTGATCAAAAAGATATAGTTGGTTTGATGGATGAAATGCCGATACTTCGACCTTATAATCATTATGATGGTATTAGTGGCAAAGGCATTATAAATTTAAAAAAAGATAACAAAAATTTATGTGTTATTAATTTGATGGGAAATTATGGACTTAACATTACAAATAATGCTTTTTTCTCAGCAAAAGAAGCGATTGCAAAAAGTGAAAGTAAAAATATACTGATTGATTTTCACGCTGAAGTAACTAGCGAAAAAAGGGCTATGATGTGCTATTTAAATGGCGAAGTTAGTGCTATTTTTGGAACTCATACTCATATTGGGACTGATGATTTGCAAATTTACAATGGCACGGCTTATGTAACAGATGTGGGGCTTAGTGGAAATTATTTTGATATCATAGGCTTTGAGGCAAGTTCTCCCATTAAAAGCTTTTTAACTGGTTTAAAACACTCTTTTAGTGTAGATAAAAATGCTAAAAGAGCTTTTCAAATGGTTGTTTTTGAAACAGATAATAATGGTAAAGCTGTAGATGCTTTTAAGATTAGATTAATAGATGGTATTGATGAAATTTTAATTCAAAGGGCAATTTTTGCAAAGTGA
- a CDS encoding FxsA family protein gives MQKTLAFIYIFIEIFIIYAFIDEYGFLKFLLEIIISAVIGLMLMFKFGFINMANLSSPMQMISNFGISIGGFLLMLPGLMCDIVGLCVIIFSVFANKKIDKNYNFKKDNTNEDIIDVEVIDEDKK, from the coding sequence ATGCAAAAAACATTAGCTTTTATTTATATTTTTATCGAAATTTTTATAATTTATGCATTTATAGATGAATATGGATTTTTGAAATTCTTACTAGAAATTATAATAAGTGCAGTCATTGGCTTAATGCTTATGTTTAAATTTGGATTTATAAATATGGCAAATTTAAGCTCTCCTATGCAAATGATAAGCAATTTTGGTATAAGCATTGGCGGATTTTTATTAATGTTGCCTGGGTTAATGTGCGATATAGTTGGTTTATGCGTTATAATATTTTCAGTTTTTGCAAATAAAAAGATTGATAAAAATTATAATTTTAAAAAAGATAATACAAACGAAGATATCATAGATGTTGAAGTGATAGATGAGGATAAAAAATGA
- a CDS encoding iron-containing alcohol dehydrogenase, with product MNNFILHTPTKIVFGKDEVKRLSSLLPKDKKILLLYGGGSIKKNGVYDDVINAMDGLNFVEFGGIEANPDFDTCVKARNFARQNGVEFLLSVGGGSVLDATKFISLIFYENGDEWEVLEGKKCASNALPLASVMTLPATGSEMNNGGVISRRSTQDKLSFKSRLVFPKFSIIDPSYTASLPLRQIQNGIVDTFVHTLEQYATWDINTPMQDLWAIGILRTLLEEGPKAISDPSDYDVMSNICWCATCGLNGWIGAGVIQDWAVHMIGHELTAFYGIDHAQSLAVVLPSRYRLHLKNKKEKLYKLGVEVFKLEGNKDQIASNCINKIEEFFNSLGVKTHLSDYGIDEKEASIKIAERFIQRNKIWGEHSEVTPEVVRVILINAK from the coding sequence ATGAATAATTTTATACTACATACTCCAACTAAGATAGTTTTTGGTAAAGATGAGGTTAAAAGACTTTCATCACTTCTTCCAAAAGATAAAAAGATTTTACTTCTCTATGGCGGTGGAAGCATTAAGAAAAATGGCGTTTATGATGATGTTATAAATGCAATGGATGGTTTAAATTTTGTAGAATTTGGTGGAATAGAGGCAAATCCAGATTTTGATACATGTGTAAAAGCAAGAAATTTTGCTAGGCAAAATGGCGTGGAGTTTTTATTATCTGTTGGCGGAGGAAGTGTTTTAGACGCTACTAAGTTTATATCGCTTATATTTTATGAAAACGGCGATGAATGGGAAGTATTAGAGGGTAAAAAATGTGCTAGTAATGCACTTCCGCTAGCAAGCGTTATGACGCTTCCTGCAACCGGATCTGAGATGAATAATGGTGGTGTTATATCAAGAAGAAGCACTCAAGATAAACTCTCTTTTAAAAGTCGTCTTGTTTTTCCTAAATTTTCTATAATTGATCCAAGTTATACCGCAAGTTTGCCACTTAGACAAATTCAAAATGGCATAGTGGATACATTTGTTCATACTTTGGAACAATACGCTACTTGGGATATAAACACTCCTATGCAAGATTTGTGGGCTATAGGCATTTTAAGAACTTTGCTTGAAGAAGGACCTAAGGCTATATCAGATCCAAGCGATTATGATGTTATGTCAAATATTTGTTGGTGTGCAACATGTGGATTAAATGGTTGGATAGGGGCTGGAGTTATTCAAGACTGGGCTGTGCATATGATAGGACATGAACTTACTGCATTTTATGGCATAGATCACGCTCAAAGTTTGGCTGTGGTTTTACCAAGTAGATACAGACTTCATTTGAAAAATAAAAAAGAAAAACTTTATAAACTTGGTGTAGAGGTATTTAAACTAGAAGGAAATAAAGATCAAATCGCATCAAATTGCATAAATAAGATAGAGGAATTTTTCAATTCACTTGGAGTAAAAACTCATCTTAGTGATTATGGTATAGATGAAAAAGAAGCATCTATTAAAATTGCTGAGAGATTTATACAAAGAAATAAAATTTGGGGAGAGCATAGTGAAGTCACCCCAGAAGTAGTTAGAGTTATTTTGATTAACGCAAAATAG
- a CDS encoding proline--tRNA ligase, whose protein sequence is MKFSKLYAPTTKEAPKDATLPSHIFLLRAGFIGQIGSGLYNFLPLAQMVINNIKNIIKEEMDEAGALEITMSMVTPAELWKQSGRYSYYGKELLRFKDRKENEFVLSPTNEESVVNIVKNNITSYKQLPLHLYQINTKFRDEARPRFGLLRGREFIMTDSYSFHVSKEDMKREFDLMEKTYSNIFTRLGLNYRAVDADSGAIGGSGSKEFMVLADNGEDDILVCDNCKYAANIEAAKRKPLKTTADMPEAQMSKFYTPNLKTIDEIANFFKVDKFFTIKAVIKKAIYENDSKIVVLFVRGCDEVQEKKAQNACNAIELVDASEEDILKAGLVPGFCGPVGLKNVDFYIDSELKNAKQMICGANEKDYHIIGLNIVNFNDDRFKDLIAVKQGDICPHCGGKLHITKGIEVGHIFQLGDKYSSAMNATFLDINGKAQPFYMGCYGIGVSRLVAVIIEANHDEKGCIWNEQTSPFKLEIIISNLKDNSQVDFANQIYKNCKSLGIQTLLDDRNERFGVKMSEFELMGFPYALLIGKSLNEGNVELIERKTLNKTIIKKDEILDKLKEILCKKH, encoded by the coding sequence GTGAAATTTAGCAAACTCTACGCACCTACTACAAAAGAAGCGCCAAAAGATGCAACTCTTCCTAGCCATATATTTTTATTAAGAGCTGGATTTATAGGACAAATTGGAAGTGGGCTTTATAACTTTTTGCCACTTGCTCAAATGGTAATAAATAACATCAAAAATATTATAAAAGAAGAGATGGATGAAGCTGGAGCCTTAGAAATAACTATGAGCATGGTTACACCAGCCGAACTTTGGAAGCAAAGCGGTAGATATAGTTATTATGGCAAAGAACTTTTAAGATTTAAAGATAGAAAAGAAAACGAATTTGTTCTAAGCCCAACAAACGAAGAAAGTGTTGTAAATATTGTAAAAAATAACATTACAAGCTACAAACAACTTCCACTCCATCTTTATCAAATAAATACAAAATTTAGAGATGAGGCAAGACCTAGATTTGGACTACTAAGAGGCAGGGAATTTATAATGACTGATAGTTATAGTTTTCATGTCTCAAAAGAAGATATGAAACGAGAGTTTGATCTTATGGAAAAAACATACTCAAATATCTTTACTAGACTTGGATTAAATTACAGAGCAGTTGATGCAGATAGCGGTGCAATTGGTGGAAGCGGAAGTAAAGAATTTATGGTTTTAGCAGATAACGGCGAAGATGATATTTTGGTTTGCGATAATTGCAAATACGCAGCAAACATAGAAGCCGCAAAAAGAAAACCATTGAAAACAACAGCAGACATGCCAGAAGCACAAATGAGTAAATTTTATACCCCAAATTTAAAAACAATAGATGAAATAGCAAATTTCTTTAAAGTTGATAAATTTTTTACGATAAAAGCCGTGATAAAAAAAGCTATTTACGAAAACGATAGCAAAATAGTGGTTTTATTTGTAAGAGGATGTGATGAAGTTCAAGAAAAGAAAGCACAAAACGCTTGTAACGCAATAGAACTCGTTGATGCTAGTGAGGAAGATATTTTAAAAGCGGGATTGGTTCCTGGATTTTGTGGTCCAGTTGGTTTAAAAAATGTAGATTTTTACATAGATAGTGAACTAAAAAATGCAAAACAAATGATTTGCGGTGCTAACGAAAAAGACTATCATATAATTGGTTTAAATATTGTAAATTTTAATGACGATAGATTCAAAGACCTAATAGCTGTAAAACAAGGAGATATATGTCCTCATTGCGGAGGCAAATTACACATCACAAAAGGTATAGAAGTTGGACACATTTTTCAACTTGGAGATAAATACTCAAGTGCAATGAATGCAACCTTTTTAGATATAAACGGAAAAGCACAGCCTTTTTATATGGGGTGTTATGGCATAGGCGTAAGTCGTTTAGTAGCCGTTATAATAGAAGCAAATCATGATGAAAAAGGTTGTATTTGGAACGAGCAAACTTCTCCTTTTAAACTAGAGATAATCATATCAAATTTAAAAGATAACTCTCAAGTAGATTTTGCAAACCAAATTTATAAAAACTGCAAAAGCCTAGGCATACAAACACTTCTTGATGATAGAAACGAAAGATTTGGCGTTAAAATGAGTGAATTTGAACTTATGGGATTTCCATATGCCCTACTCATAGGCAAAAGCTTAAATGAAGGCAATGTAGAGCTAATAGAGAGAAAAACACTCAATAAAACTATAATCAAAAAAGATGAAATTTTAGACAAATTAAAAGAGATATTATGCAAAAAACATTAG
- the hemC gene encoding hydroxymethylbilane synthase, with amino-acid sequence MKKLIIATRGSALAMWQSEFIQSEIKKTHGMEVELLSMKTKGDVILDSPLAKIGGKGLFTKELEESMIRGESHIAVHSLKDVPIVFPDGLLLGAISKREDVRDAFVSENFKNLQELPKGSRVGTTSLRRRMQLLMIRPDLNIISLRGNVNTRLKKLKEGRFDAIILAVAGIKRLNLNKEIKFVTPFELDEMVPAMGQGALGIEAKNSNDILDIISFINDEKSHIETTIERDFVTMLNGGCQVPIGINANLKGDDVKIRAVLGLPDGSKFLKETLIVNKDKYKTIGKELATKFIEKGAKELLKEAEIMAEKLQSENIY; translated from the coding sequence ATGAAAAAATTAATCATAGCAACAAGAGGAAGTGCCTTAGCAATGTGGCAAAGCGAGTTTATACAAAGTGAGATTAAAAAAACTCATGGCATGGAAGTTGAACTTTTAAGTATGAAAACAAAAGGCGATGTTATATTAGATTCCCCTCTTGCAAAAATTGGCGGCAAAGGACTTTTTACAAAAGAGCTAGAAGAAAGCATGATTAGAGGCGAAAGTCATATAGCTGTGCATAGTTTAAAAGATGTTCCCATTGTTTTTCCAGATGGTCTTTTACTTGGTGCAATTAGCAAAAGAGAAGATGTTAGAGATGCTTTTGTTAGCGAAAATTTCAAAAATTTACAAGAACTGCCAAAAGGCTCTAGAGTTGGAACAACAAGCCTTAGAAGAAGAATGCAACTTCTTATGATTCGCCCTGATTTAAATATAATCTCACTTAGAGGCAATGTAAATACCCGCTTAAAAAAGCTAAAAGAAGGCCGTTTTGATGCAATCATACTAGCCGTTGCTGGTATAAAACGACTTAATCTTAACAAAGAAATAAAATTTGTTACACCATTTGAACTTGATGAAATGGTGCCTGCTATGGGACAAGGTGCCCTAGGAATAGAGGCTAAAAACTCTAATGATATCTTAGACATAATTAGCTTTATAAATGATGAAAAATCTCACATAGAAACAACTATAGAACGCGATTTTGTTACTATGTTAAACGGTGGCTGTCAAGTTCCAATAGGTATAAATGCAAATTTAAAAGGTGATGATGTAAAAATAAGGGCTGTTTTGGGATTGCCTGATGGAAGCAAGTTTTTAAAAGAAACTTTGATTGTTAATAAAGATAAATACAAAACTATAGGTAAAGAATTAGCTACTAAATTTATAGAAAAAGGTGCAAAAGAGCTTTTAAAAGAAGCTGAAATAATGGCTGAAAAACTACAATCAGAGAATATTTACTAA